CTGTGTATGATCTGATTGAGCATAATGAATATATGGATTCCACAATTTCACTGTATCGAATAAGCATTGTGAATTCAATTTTTCAGCAAGAGCGGATCAGCTGATACTATTCAGTCGAAACAATGGCTTATTGCCTACCTGTTCCTCAGACTGACTCACAGTGACCGAGAACGGCCCACTCGAAAGTTCAAATTAACATCTTCATAAATGTTTTATACGAGAATTCCTTAAACTGCAGATTTACACACAAAAACGCAGACTCTGAATCAACGTACCCAGTAGATTCGACATAAGACCAACAAATTCGACGCTCGGGCCTGTGAGAGAGTCTGATTAAATTCGTATATATAGTGAATGTACCATTGCATTTCAGCTGTTATTGGCTCAGGTCACAACTATCAACCACAGTATTGCGCATTTATCTTATATAAGCTGAAGTTCCTGTTTAATCTAGGGATGTTTTCCAGTTTCATTCCTACCGGTGGTGCTTACTGACTAAATTCAGGTGTATGGTACTATGTAACTTATATATTACCTTGTCACAGTGTAACAGACCGTATTAAAGTCCACATAATAGAAAGCAAGCGTACGCCCGAAAAGGCGGTTTATGTCAAATTTACGTAGTGGCAACACTTGGCCTACAATTGAACCTCAAACAGACTCATTTCTGATGCTGACGTTGCACTAgttctgacgttttaatttctgaCAGTATTTCAGTCTCAGATTAATATAAGTGTGATATCGTAGCGCATACAAATTGcaaaattataaagaaaatattaagtctTAAAATATGTACACTACAGTATATTATACGATTTCAATATTCGAATAACCATTGTCTCTGCAGTCAAATTAGCCTTCTTTGTCTATTCAGAAAAGATCAATATTTCAGGTATCATATTGCATTTCTCTGTTTTTTTGTTGATAAAGAATAGTATTATGTACTATGCCCGTGTCTGGGAGTCACTACGGAGCCCGTGCAAAATTCTGTATTGTCTGCTACAACTTGCACTACTccacatgcaaaatttaaaatctgtttaaacTGTGACATGAGAAATACCATTTTTTCTATATGTGGCTGAGCAAATGCCGCAACAGACCATAGTTCCCAATTCTCAACCGTAAAAAACACGCCTTTTCGTAATTATGACCACCAGTACGTTTAGCTGCTCGTCAAATTTGACTTCGCTTTTTTGCTTAATAGTAGAATTTCCTGTCCGTCAGTCAAGAATAGTTATGTCACAGAAAGAGACGGAATACCTGTTTTCAGTAACAATGACGTTCAATTGAACGTCCGTCAACATTAATTTAGGCTACCCGTGGTTTACAGGGATGCTTCTTTCAATAAACTATTACCAATTCTTTCCTCCATCCCACTATAAATTAGCTAGTGAGAACTGTAATAAGCTCCAAGCGTAGAAGCAGTTATTTGGTTTGTAACATTAAAATATTTGTTGGTCAACCTTCCTATTAGTAGCATTAAGTATTTTGATGTAGAAtcgtgagacaaaaaggaaagtatACTCGTGGATAAAAAGTATTTATTAATGATTGATGAAATCTCCGTATGAAGATGACGACTACGGAAATCGCTGAAACGGTACTGTACATCTGATGCTATTACCGGAGACAACCTTCATTTAAACTCAGCACATCTCCATGGGGAGGGGAAACAACCAAGCCTCAAGTGCCCCTAACATTGACCTCCTTGATGATGTGGAGAATGAAATTCGTTGAAGCGTTGCTTCAAGTCGACCTTGTCACTTGGCTGCTATCACGAACAAGATTTCACGAGTCAGATTATCTGAGAAAGCCTACACTCCCATTTAGTAATGATCTTTGCCGAAGAAGAACGTTTACTTTAAAGTGCCACTTAATTCCCTATCAGAAAATTGACTAACAACTATTTTTGTTGACTATTCATAAACTTTCTTCttgaaattggttggttggttataaAACAGCTACTGAAACCATTTAATAAATCTGGAATGTACTGTTTAActtaaatattttttgacattCCTTTAAATACGCAATCAAAACAAAAGATTAGATCGGAGCCATACACAGAGCACCGAAATGAACTAGTGGCAAATTAACGTAGCAGTGGGGGGCCACAGCTTAACGTTCGGCCGACAACGAGATTATTCGAGAGTAAATaactgaggaagaaataaaaatttatttgcttcTATGATCCACTTTTGGAAAGAAAACAAAACGTGGTTTACTCTTGAGAGAAATCATACAGTGTATTACCTTATACCAAGACGTGCTTTCTGGTTACGTGTAAGAAGATTGCGAGAACGAAATCGCGACGGATCGGCAAGCCGAGGAAGTCAACCGAGACGCCGAGATGCGGAGAAACCGTCCGTGACACGAGTATAAATACGTGTGGGAGCGCTGGACGAGGCAGCACAGTCGTCCTGCGACGACTGATCACACAAGTGTCCAGTCACTCCGGCAGCAATGGCGAGATCGCGGGCTTCTAGCAGGCGGCTGCTTCTGGCGCTGTGCCTGGGCGCCGCGCTCGTGGCGACTGTGGCCGCGGGAAGCTACGGAGGCGGAGGgcacgggggcggcgggggcggaggacaCGGCGGCTACGGAGGCGGCGGCCACGGAGGCGGTGGTGGCGGCCATGGAGGTGGTGGCGGTGGTCACGGGGGTGGCGGAGGTGGCCACGGAGGCGGCGGTCACGGGGGCGGCGGTGGTGGACACGGAGGTTATGGAGGCGGTGGtcacggaggcggcggcggcggtcacggaggcggcggcggcggtcacgGAGGCTACGGAGGCGGCGGtcacggaggcggcggcggcggtcacgGAGGTTATGGAGGCGGTGGTCACGGAGGCGGTGGTGGTGGACACGGAGGCGGCGGTGGTGGACACGGAGGCTACGGAGGCGGTGGTCACGGAGGCGGTGGTGGTGGACACGGAGGtcacggaggcggcggcggcggccatggaggcggcggcggtggtggtcaTGGTGGTCACTATGGCCGCTAAGTATCACTCTTCCTCTCTACTAAGCCATCTCTTACTTTCGGACACTAAAAATTCCCACTTCTGTACTGTCTGGACATTGACTgagtcaacatttttatttcttcttcaataaaatGTCGCTAAAACTGTACATTAACTGTTTTCCGTACTCTTTCTTCCCTTGTTTTTATGTCACTCATTTTTTTGTCGTGTCAATCGTTTCTGCACACGAGAAAATTTGTGAGTTTCAACACAGTGGTTGCCTTATTACGAAGGTTCTACTGCATCTTTTCTTGTTATGTGGTATCCAACGTTTTAGATTCTGCATTGTTATATGTATGCTTTTAAAgcagctggtaaattaaattaTTCTATAAAGTGTTACACTTCCAAAATGGATCTAAAAGAAAATTTCCTTTCTATCATGATTCCGAAGTACTAGGGAATAAATTTAAATCTTTCAGTTACGCTAGATAAAGTCTACAATAGCCTTTATTGAAATATCTTTTCATGTCGTATACTTTATATTTTTACATTGTCGAAGATTCTTGGTCAATATTTTTGTGCAATACAAAGTACATCGATTAGAACAGCGAAAATACCGTGAACAATAATTCCATTCACCATTTCATCTAACAACCCCAATGTTAATATGTACGCGATCATTATTCAGTATACTCAAAATCCCGAGTGGCTGAAGAAAGGTACAAACGCTACAACACCAAGTGGGGTGTACCAACTCAAACACAAACTGACTACGTTTCAAAGTGAAATCAATCCGATATTAAGATGTAGTCTGTGAGATCTCATACTACTAAGTCCGCCAGAAAACTGTACagacactttaaggaacgaaatgtattacttatgtgtttattttacattcagTAATTGAACACACCGGTTGTACAACCTTCAATTTGGCATATGGCTactgtaaatgttcaaaatgttcagcgTTGGCGGCTGAACAcgtaacagaacgacgagcggtctCCGAAACTACGTCAGccagtgttacagtggagatcgctgcataTGTAATCCCCTGGCGAAATTCCTCCACCGTGCGTGCCTTTCGTCGATAGACGTTAACTTTCACATTTCCCCACAAGTAGAAGTCCATATGTGTTAGATTTGGagaccgtggagggaactcaattgGCCCTCTTCGTCCAATGCAATGCCATGGAAAATTGTCATCGAGGAAAGTTcgtacggctaggtggtagtgtggtggcgcccctTCCTTTTGGTAGAAGACTTCTTCATCAGGTCCACAAAGggcacgtatacctggcaaaattgatatGCGTATCATTTCCAGGTAAACTTCTCCAGAGGCAGTCGCATCGAAGGAAAAGAGTCCTACCATGCCCCTGGATGATAGTCCGCACCACGCATGAACCCCTAGTAGAGTTACTGTTGGTCACTTGTCATGCATGAGCTAGCCTCACGAGCTGCAGTTCACACCATGAGAGTCTCTGCTGTCAGCCACAACTGCCCCACACCTTTTACAAGCTTACTACTTGCTGCACGTTTAAATGattaacttaaaaataaaaaagaggtgTTTCAGACAATTCAGAGGTTTACAACTACAACGACAATTTCATTACTTCCCATTCTATCTACATCAATATGGTATGCTGCGGCCTATGCTTCAACCATATGGCCTACAAAAGTCATCTGTGTCGAGAtcgatatttttgttttgttctcaCGCCTCAACTCGCGAGTGGGCGAGGGACAGTCTATTCTATCTTAGGACGAGACGGTATAAGTACATCGTTTGCCATCAAGGTTTTTTCGTCTTTTCCGTTCGCGGCTCTTCTTTGATTGTCTCTGCCAGAACGGTCATTCTCGTTAAAGGTTTTTCCTGCCATATGTTCTCGGAAGAGAGGCTACTGCCTTCTGGCAAACTTCCACCATCTGTTTTTATTACCTGTCAttgcatttttattaaaatttcctCATCTTTCACTGTATCTaatttactttccttttttgtAACTTTTCTACATTCATGGACAGCTTGTTTATGtaaagaagaagcactggaaagaCAGTCTTGAAAGGATCAACCAAATCTCAAAATTATTAGTCTACTATTGCCAGACGAATTCAACGCATCTGCAGATCGTGATTTGGAACGTCAGTAACGAAGAACAACATACCACTTCACCGAAATACTGAAATGCTTTGTAAACGAAGGGAAAAGTCACGGTGCCCCTTGCAGCGGCGGGTATGAGAACAACAACGACAAACAATCTTACCTCTCAGATCACTAAAGACAGATTTCAAAGCTCTTATGGAAAGTACGGTGCAATTTATAAGGCAAAACTTGAAATTAAGAAAAACATGTCATGTATTAACGGGTTAACAGCTTTCAGGACAACGGAAATCGACGAGAAAGAGAGgaagagggttgcaacttgtgGCAGCGAAGCGGATAAGTCGACCGAGTTATTCGCCATCTCAACCGATATTGACAGCAGGAAAAAATCTGAGGCACTAGTGTTTAGCGCGCCCTTGTAGTGACATATTTACGTCTCAAATTTTCAGACGTTTTCTTCTCAACGGCTGTGTTTTTCTAAATTGCAATTTCTTGGTCACTGTGATAAAAACAAAGTAGTACCTAAGTAAacgaattgttattattattattattatcattattattattattattattattacacacatcaaaaaacgttttgcatcacctcggttccaagagtcccggaacctgtacagaaaattggaatagagatcaacataaacaacatttctgcccgttttattgctcatgaaaaccacacattgcatgttgtaacaccacacagcgagactttcagaggtggtggtacagttGGCTGTACACACTggtggtacctctgatacccagtaggacgtcctcttgcattgatgcacgcctatattcgtcgtggcatactatccacaagttcatcaagtcactgttggtccagattgtcccattcctcaacggcgattcggtgtagacccctcggtgtggttggtgggtcacgacctCCATAAAcgacccttttcaatctatcccaggcatgttcgatagcattcatgtctggagaacacgctggccactctagtcgagagtattcgttatcctgaaggaagtcattcacaagatgtgcacgatgggagtgcgaattgtcgtccatgaagacgaatgcctcgccaatatgctgccgattggttgcactaacggtcggaggatggcattcacatgtatcgtacagccgttacggcgtcttccatgaccaccagcggcgtacgtcggccccacataatgccaccctaaaacatcagggaacctctaccttgctgcaatcgctggacagtgtgactaaggcgttcagcctgacccgatcgcctccaaacacgtctccgacgattgtctagttgaaggcatatgcgacactcatcggtgaagagaacgtgtccCAATACTAAGcgatccattcggaatgttgttgggcccatctgtaccgcgctgcatggtgttgtggttgcaaagatggacctcgccatggacgtcgggagtgaagctcacaaaaagcattactcaacgtggtggcgttgctgtaaagGTTACTccataggtagcggttatccactgtagtagtagcccttgggcggcctgagcaaggcatgtcatcaacaattcctgtctctctgtatctcctccatgtccgaacaacagcgctttggttcactccgaaacgcctggacacttctttgttgagagcccttcaatGCAGACGcgtcgaacggcggtattgaccgtctaggcatggctgaactacag
This DNA window, taken from Schistocerca piceifrons isolate TAMUIC-IGC-003096 chromosome 4, iqSchPice1.1, whole genome shotgun sequence, encodes the following:
- the LOC124795705 gene encoding glycine-rich protein DOT1-like; translated protein: MARSRASSRRLLLALCLGAALVATVAAGSYGGGGHGGGGGGGHGGYGGGGHGGGGGGHGGGGGGHGGGGGGHGGGGHGGGGGGHGGYGGGGHGGGGGGHGGGGGGHGGYGGGGHGGGGGGHGGYGGGGHGGGGGGHGGGGGGHGGYGGGGHGGGGGGHGGHGGGGGGHGGGGGGGHGGHYGR